The genomic stretch GCAAGCAGATTCTGGAGTCGCTCGAGCTTCGATCGTACGGTCCCATCATCGTCTCATGCCCCACCTGCGGAAGATGCAGGAGCGACGTCATCGGGATTGCGCGGGAGATAGCCGAGGCTGTTTCCGATATCAAATGGCCGCTGACCATTGCGGTGATGGGGTGTGAGGTCAACGGGCCAGGCGAGGCTTCCGATGCAGACCTCGGCGTTGCCTGTGGAAATGGGGTCGGACTCCTGTTCGCCGGAGGCCGGCCGGTGCGTAAGGTGCCTGAAAGCCAGATCATCGCCGCGATCACCGAGGCCGCGAGGGAGGCGGCGCGGGGGGCCGCTCGCGAGAGGGCGCAGGAGTAGGCGCATCCTTGGCGTTGAGCCAGAGGATAGAGGAGTTGATGCCGGATGAGAATGACACAGCTATTCGCACCCACACTGCGCGAAGTGCCATCTGAGGCGGAGATACCAAGCCATCAGCTCATGCTGAGAGCTGGTCTTATGAGGAAGACGCTTTCGGGTGTGTACTCTTATCTCAACCTGGGATGGAGAGTAGTGTTCAAGGTTGAGAACATCGTAAGGCAGGAGATGGACCGTCAGGGAGCGCAGGAGGTTCTGATGCCCGCGGTTCAGGCTGCTGATCTCTGGAGGGAGACTGGCCGTTGGGACGACTATGGCCCAGAGATGTTCCGCCTCCGAGACAGGGGCGGGCGGGAGATCTGCCTAGGCCCCACCCACGAGGAGATCACCACAGTCACAGTCCGGGACGAGATTCGTTCATACCGGCAGCTTCCCAAGCTTCTCTACCAGATACAGACGAAGTTCCGGGATGAGATACGTCCCCGATACGGGGTCATGCGTGCACGTGAGTTCATCATGAAGGACTGCTACAGCTTCGATAGAGACGAGGCCGGGCTGGATGTCAGCTACCGGAAGATGTACGAGGCCTACTGCCGGGCTTTCGATAGATGCGGCCTGCACTACAAGGTGGTCGAGGCGGATTCGGGAGCGATCGGCGGCAGCCAGAACCATGAGTTCATGGTGGTGTCGGAGGTAGGCGAGGCGGACCTGGTGTTCTGCAACTCCTGCGGCTATGCTGCCAACACGGAGAGGGCGGAGAGCGTTCCTGCGGACAAGGCGAGGCGGGTCGCGGAAGCGGCAGAGGCCGGGCGTGGCGCCTCAGGTTGCCAGGGCTCTCATGCCAGGGTGGTTTCCACCCCCGGGGTGCACACTGTCGATGAACTCTCCTCATTCCTAGGAGTTAAGCCTTCAGGGATTCTCAAGAGCCTGGTATATACGGCAGATGGAGAGCCTTTCATTGCTGTTGTTCGGGGAGATCGAGACGCGAATGAGGCGAAACTCAAGCGCGCGGTGGGAGCGCATGAGCTGGAGTTGGCTGGTTCTGAGCTTATCCAGGGGATCACCGGCGCACCAGTTGGTTTCGCAGGACCTGTGGGGCTTGCGAAGAAGGTGCGGATAGTGGCGGACTGGGAGGCCATAGCCGTGGCCAGCGGTGTGGCTGGAGCCAATGCCGCAGATGCACACATGACCGGAGTGGAGTATGGGGTAGACTACGTTGCCGATGTCATCTCCGACATTCGCGTGGTATCCCGCGGCGACGCCTGCCCTAGGTGCGGGAACGCGCTCGACGGCGCCCGTGGCGTTGAAGTCGGTCACGTGTTCAAGCTGGGCGCCAAGTACAGCGAAGTCCTTGGCGCCAGGTATCTGAACGAGTTTGGGGATGAACGCACGATGCTCATGGGATGCTACGGCATAGGGGTCACTAGGACCGTGGCCGCTGTGATCGAGGAGCACCATGATGAGCGCGGGATCATCTGGCCAATGTCTGTTGCCCCCTACCAGGCAATCGTGTTGCCCGTCAACAGCTCAGAACCTGCTCAGGCCCAGGCGGCAGAGGCAGTGTACGCCGAACTGCTCGAGTGCGGAGTCGAGGCCGTGCTAGATGATAGGGATGAGCGTCCCGGTGTGAAGTTCAAGGATGCTGACCTCATCGGCTTTCCAGTCAAGGTTACTGTGGGACAGAAGCGCCTAGCCAACGGCAATGTGGAGATCTCAATGCGGCGCGGCGGCGACATTGAACTCGTGGAGCTGACTCGAGCAGCTGCACGCATTAAGGAGATCGTCGATTGCGAACTCGCGGCATACACGCCGCGCAAGGGGGTCGGCCTCGGTGCACGTGACAGCGATAGTCCCTGCGTATAACGAGGGTCCCCGTATCGGGGCGGTTCTCGCCGTGTTGAACACGTGCGACATGATCGACGAGGTGGTTGTGGTGGATGACGGCTCCACCGACGAGACCTTCGATGTGGCCTCGGCCCACGGGGCGCACGTGATCAAGCTCCCCATCAACACCGGAAAAGGGGGCGCCGTGGCGAAGGGACTCGATGAATCCCCCAGTGATGTCGTCCTTTTCCTCGACGCGGATCTGGTGGGCCTCTCAACCGACCATGTGCGGCGTCTTCTCACGCCGGTCATGAATGGAGACGCCGACATGACAATCGGCATCTTCGAGGAAGGGCGCGCGGCGACTGATCTGGCACAGGCCATCACGCCTTGGCTTTCTGGGCAGCGTGCGTTGAAGAGGAGCATCCTCGACGGAATGCACCTGGAGATCTCCAGATACGGACTCGAGGCCGTGCTCACCAGGCATGCCAAGGAGAGAAACCTGAATGTGGTGGAGGTGAAGCTTCCGAGGCTCACCCATGTGACCAAGGAGGAGAAGATCGGCCCAGTAAAAGGCGCAGCCATGAGGATGCGAATGTACTGGGATGTCGTGAGGTCGCTCGTCCATAAAGAGTGAGAGCTGCAGTACGCTTGGAGGGTCGCTGTTGTCGACTGTATTTGTGATCATCCCATCGGATGATCGGGCACACCTTCAGTACGTGTTCGAGTGCGCCGGCATGAAAATGCCGGCTGCTATTTCGCATGCTTGCAGAATTGCGCAAATTGAGGCTAACCTGGACTCCGGAGAGTGGAGGGTTCGGATCGAGGGGAAGACGCCGGATGATGCGCACTGCAGTGACCTGGCGCGCGCCGCACTCCGCAGGGTCCTAGGAGACGTTGGAGAGATCACCGTTGATTTCTGCGGAACGCACCAGGCCTGTTTGGAGTCGGACGCCGTTTCGTCCGAATGGATCGAGGAACACTGGCGCGACGTGGTTGACAAGGTGTGCGCCGGCGCTCCCTACCTAGGCGCGTGGCTTGCTGAGGCCAGATGCGTGCAGGATGAGGGGGAGCTTGCAGTTGAGGTCCCAGGCGAGGTGCAGGCGGCCAAGCTCACGGAGAAGGGCTGTTCCCACATGATCGCAGCCGCGATTGCGGAACTCTCAGGGGCAAGGCCCGAGGTGCGTATAGTTGTGGGCGACTTCACGGCAACAGACCAGGGCGATGATGAGGAATCGCCAGATGCCTGGGTTGAGCTCGCAAGCCCGCCTCCCCCGGGCGACAGTGAACAACGCCCAGCGGGAGACTGGGCGGAGTCGAAACCGCGTACGACTCCGACGCGGACAGAAACTGAGCCCAAGCGCCGCGGAAGGCGGCGTCCGGTAGTCACGGCTGAGGGCGCGATTCGGGGACGGCTCATCGCCGAGGCCCCCCAATCAATCGCCGAGATTGCACAGGGGCAGAAGAAAGCCGTGGTCGCGGGCGAGCTGTTCGACGTGGATGAAAGGCAGACAAAGAGCGGGCTGTATGTGATCTCGTTTTGCATCACTGACCTGACCGACTCAATCACCTGCAAGTTCTTCCGAGATGCGGATGAACCGAGGGCGGAGCTTGCCGATGGGCAGTGGGTGAAGGTGCGCGGCGAATTGCAGTACGACCAGTACGCCAGGGAGACAGTGATCATGGCGTCGGACATCGTTCCATATGCAAAGCGCGAGCGGATGGATCTGAGCGCGGAGAAACGCGTAGAACTGCATCTTCACACGAAAATGAGCGCACTGGATTCCGTGTGCGAGGTTCAGGCGGTGATCCGGCAGGCGGCCGCCTGGGGCCATCCCGCCGTCGCTATTACCGATCATGGCGTGGTTCAGGCATTCCCTGATGCTTACGCGGAAGCGAGGAAGCTGGGAATTAAGGTCATCTATGGGATGGAGGCATATCTAGTCGATGATCCTGCCGATGACGGCGCCCACATGTTCCACATGACGGTCCTCGCAAGGAATCGTGATGGCCTTCAAGGATTGTACCACCTCGTAACTGACTCGCACCTTCGCTACTTCCATCGGCACCCGCGAGTGCCCCGGGAGGCTATCGCGCAGTACAGATCCGGGCTTCTCATCGGGTCCGCATGTGAGTCAGGGGAGCTTTTCCGGGCCATGCTGGCCAATGCTCCTGACGAGGAGATCCAGCGGATTGCGGGTTTCTACGACTATCTTGAGGTGATGCCTCCTGGCAACAACGCGTTCCTAGTTCGTTCCGGCGCGCTTCCTGATGTTCGAGGAGTGCAGAACCTCACAGCAAGGATCCATGACCTCGGCAGGAAGCTTGGGATACCTGTTGTTGCCACAGGGGATGTGCACTTTCTTAACCCTCGCGATGAAGTTTACCGGCGCATACTCATGGCCGGGCAGGGATACGAGGACGCAGACTCCCAGGCGCCACTGTACTTTCACACCACAGACGAGATGCTTGAGGAGTTTTCATTCCTCGGCGAGGAGATCTGTCGTGAGGTGGTCATCGAGAATCCGCGGAAAATTGCAGGCATGATCGACGACATGAAGCCAGTGCCGGATGAGCTCGCTACTCCCGAGATAGAAGGCGCAGATGATGAAGTCCGCTCTCAGGCCCATCGGAGAGCAAAGGAGCTGTACGGGGATCCACTCCCGGAAACCGTTGCCGACAGGCTGGGACGTGAGCTGGACGCGATTATCGGGCACGGCTATGCCGTGAACTATGACATCGCGGCGAAACTGGTGCGCAAGTCCGTGGAGGCCGGATATCCTGTGGGATCGAGGGGGTCCGTCGGATCGTCCCTCGTGGCCACCATGTGCGGAATAACCGAAGTGAACCCACTTCCTCCGCACTACCTGTGCCCGAGCTGCCATTACAGCGATTTCGATCACGGGCTTCCCGCCGAATCCGGGTACGATCTTCCATCTGCGACCTGTCCGCAATGTGGGTGCGCTTTGGCAAAGGACGGCCAGAACATCCCGTTCGAGACATTCCTCGGTTTCGAGGGAGATAAGGTGCCAGATATCGACCTGAACTTCTCCGGTGAATATCAGGGAGCAATACATAAATACGCGGAGGAGCTGTTCGGAGCGGATCATGTGTTCCGAGCGGGAACCATAGCGACGATAGCCGACAAGACCGCGTACGGGTTCGTCAAGGCTTACGCAGAATCCCACGGGTTGGTGATGAGGCAGGCCGAGGCGGCGCGACTGGCTCGCGGGTGCTCCGGAGTGAAGCGAACGACAGGCCAGCATCCCGGCGGATTGATGATCGTGCCAAAGGGGCGGGATGTGCACGAATTCACGCCGGTTCAACACCCGGCCAACGATCGCAACTCCGAGACGGTGACTACTCACTTCGAATACAAGACGATACATGAGTGCCTTCTGAAACTGGATCTTCTGGGACATGATGATCCCACGATGATAAAGATGCTTGAGGACCTCACGGGGATGCGGTCTGGTTCGATTCCAATGGATGACCCGGAGACCATTGCGATCTTCGCATCGATCGATCCCCTCAAGCTCAGAGCGAATCCGACAGGTCTCACCTGCGGAACCGTCGCCATCCCGGAGTTTGGAACCAAGTTCGTGAGAGGAATGCTGGATGAAACGAAACCGCGTTCCTTCGCGGATCTGGTTCGGATCAGTGGTCTCTCCCACGGGACGGATGTGTGGCTCACCAATGCTCAGGAGCTGATTGCGGCTGGACGCGCATGCCTGTCTGATGTCATTGCCTGCAGGGACGATATCATGATTCGCTTGATCCGTGACGGGCTTCCGCCGAAGACCGCGTTCAAGATAATGGAGAAGGTCCGAAAAGGGAAAGGGCTAACTGACGAGGACGCGGCTGCCATGAAGGGGCATTCAGTGCCAGACTGGTACATCAATTCATGCAACAAGATCAAGTACATGTTCCCGAAAGCGCATGCCGCTGCTTATGTTACGATGGCGTTTAGGATAGCATACTTCAAGGTGCACTACCCCATTCAGTTCTACGCAGCCTACTTCAGCATCAGGGCGGCGGAATTCGAGGCACAGATAGCCACGATGAGTGTGAACGACATGATCGCTGCCATGGACTCAATCGAGACGAAGGCTGATGCCACGTCGCGGGAGAAGAACCTGACTACGGTCCTTGAGGTAGTGGCAGAAGCCAAGCTAA from Clostridia bacterium encodes the following:
- a CDS encoding proline--tRNA ligase → MRMTQLFAPTLREVPSEAEIPSHQLMLRAGLMRKTLSGVYSYLNLGWRVVFKVENIVRQEMDRQGAQEVLMPAVQAADLWRETGRWDDYGPEMFRLRDRGGREICLGPTHEEITTVTVRDEIRSYRQLPKLLYQIQTKFRDEIRPRYGVMRAREFIMKDCYSFDRDEAGLDVSYRKMYEAYCRAFDRCGLHYKVVEADSGAIGGSQNHEFMVVSEVGEADLVFCNSCGYAANTERAESVPADKARRVAEAAEAGRGASGCQGSHARVVSTPGVHTVDELSSFLGVKPSGILKSLVYTADGEPFIAVVRGDRDANEAKLKRAVGAHELELAGSELIQGITGAPVGFAGPVGLAKKVRIVADWEAIAVASGVAGANAADAHMTGVEYGVDYVADVISDIRVVSRGDACPRCGNALDGARGVEVGHVFKLGAKYSEVLGARYLNEFGDERTMLMGCYGIGVTRTVAAVIEEHHDERGIIWPMSVAPYQAIVLPVNSSEPAQAQAAEAVYAELLECGVEAVLDDRDERPGVKFKDADLIGFPVKVTVGQKRLANGNVEISMRRGGDIELVELTRAAARIKEIVDCELAAYTPRKGVGLGARDSDSPCV
- a CDS encoding glycosyltransferase family 2 protein, producing MHVTAIVPAYNEGPRIGAVLAVLNTCDMIDEVVVVDDGSTDETFDVASAHGAHVIKLPINTGKGGAVAKGLDESPSDVVLFLDADLVGLSTDHVRRLLTPVMNGDADMTIGIFEEGRAATDLAQAITPWLSGQRALKRSILDGMHLEISRYGLEAVLTRHAKERNLNVVEVKLPRLTHVTKEEKIGPVKGAAMRMRMYWDVVRSLVHKE
- a CDS encoding PolC-type DNA polymerase III; this translates as MSTVFVIIPSDDRAHLQYVFECAGMKMPAAISHACRIAQIEANLDSGEWRVRIEGKTPDDAHCSDLARAALRRVLGDVGEITVDFCGTHQACLESDAVSSEWIEEHWRDVVDKVCAGAPYLGAWLAEARCVQDEGELAVEVPGEVQAAKLTEKGCSHMIAAAIAELSGARPEVRIVVGDFTATDQGDDEESPDAWVELASPPPPGDSEQRPAGDWAESKPRTTPTRTETEPKRRGRRRPVVTAEGAIRGRLIAEAPQSIAEIAQGQKKAVVAGELFDVDERQTKSGLYVISFCITDLTDSITCKFFRDADEPRAELADGQWVKVRGELQYDQYARETVIMASDIVPYAKRERMDLSAEKRVELHLHTKMSALDSVCEVQAVIRQAAAWGHPAVAITDHGVVQAFPDAYAEARKLGIKVIYGMEAYLVDDPADDGAHMFHMTVLARNRDGLQGLYHLVTDSHLRYFHRHPRVPREAIAQYRSGLLIGSACESGELFRAMLANAPDEEIQRIAGFYDYLEVMPPGNNAFLVRSGALPDVRGVQNLTARIHDLGRKLGIPVVATGDVHFLNPRDEVYRRILMAGQGYEDADSQAPLYFHTTDEMLEEFSFLGEEICREVVIENPRKIAGMIDDMKPVPDELATPEIEGADDEVRSQAHRRAKELYGDPLPETVADRLGRELDAIIGHGYAVNYDIAAKLVRKSVEAGYPVGSRGSVGSSLVATMCGITEVNPLPPHYLCPSCHYSDFDHGLPAESGYDLPSATCPQCGCALAKDGQNIPFETFLGFEGDKVPDIDLNFSGEYQGAIHKYAEELFGADHVFRAGTIATIADKTAYGFVKAYAESHGLVMRQAEAARLARGCSGVKRTTGQHPGGLMIVPKGRDVHEFTPVQHPANDRNSETVTTHFEYKTIHECLLKLDLLGHDDPTMIKMLEDLTGMRSGSIPMDDPETIAIFASIDPLKLRANPTGLTCGTVAIPEFGTKFVRGMLDETKPRSFADLVRISGLSHGTDVWLTNAQELIAAGRACLSDVIACRDDIMIRLIRDGLPPKTAFKIMEKVRKGKGLTDEDAAAMKGHSVPDWYINSCNKIKYMFPKAHAAAYVTMAFRIAYFKVHYPIQFYAAYFSIRAAEFEAQIATMSVNDMIAAMDSIETKADATSREKNLTTVLEVVAEAKLRGVEFLPVSIGSSEATRFSVEDGALRIPLVTVSSLGEAAAASVIDARCERPFSSIADVRGRTRLTRSHIDALREMGGFDGLPETDQLSLF